A single window of Selenomonas sputigena DNA harbors:
- a CDS encoding MBL fold metallo-hydrolase, producing the protein MSGAMTNSGFLRAAESLAARACAMAAQPVQQQATVPKSAERGLRVAVLASGSKGNAAYIELDGTRLLIDAGISARRITRSLADLGVDAASLDGVFITHEHSDHIKGLPTLLKQYHLPLFAPPATLRAIRESLAVPEDTFTPLTGNVMLGAVSVKSFSTLHDAVSPVGYAVCGSEKCALATDLGFLTNDVMTAIEGADALILEANHDRELLQRGSYPWHLKQRILSNRGHLSNSAAAWALVRLKKRPRAVFLAHMSQENNRPELVEETVRTILAQQNVRQENIVLAAQDVPTCWGFDKHRPTQMALQES; encoded by the coding sequence TTGAGCGGCGCCATGACGAACAGCGGCTTCCTGCGTGCCGCCGAGTCTCTCGCGGCGCGCGCCTGTGCGATGGCAGCGCAGCCTGTGCAGCAGCAGGCGACTGTGCCGAAGAGCGCCGAGCGCGGTCTGCGCGTCGCCGTGCTCGCGAGCGGCAGCAAGGGAAATGCCGCGTACATCGAGCTGGACGGCACGCGCCTCCTCATCGACGCCGGCATCAGCGCACGCCGCATCACGCGCTCGCTCGCCGACCTCGGCGTCGACGCCGCCTCCCTCGACGGCGTCTTCATCACGCACGAGCACAGCGACCACATCAAGGGGCTGCCGACGCTCTTGAAGCAGTATCACCTGCCGCTCTTCGCGCCGCCCGCGACGCTCCGCGCCATAAGGGAGAGCCTTGCCGTGCCCGAGGACACGTTCACGCCGCTCACTGGAAATGTCATGCTCGGCGCGGTCTCGGTCAAGAGCTTTTCCACGCTGCACGACGCCGTCTCGCCCGTCGGCTACGCCGTCTGCGGCAGCGAGAAGTGTGCGCTCGCGACCGATCTCGGCTTTTTGACAAACGACGTCATGACCGCCATCGAAGGCGCGGACGCACTGATCTTAGAAGCCAACCACGACCGCGAACTCCTGCAGCGCGGCTCCTATCCGTGGCACTTGAAGCAGCGCATCCTTTCGAACCGCGGACACCTGTCGAACAGCGCAGCGGCCTGGGCGCTCGTGCGCCTCAAGAAACGTCCGCGCGCCGTCTTCCTCGCGCACATGAGCCAGGAGAACAACCGCCCCGAACTCGTCGAGGAAACCGTGCGCACGATCCTCGCGCAGCAGAACGTCCGGCAGGAAAACATCGTGCTCGCGGCACAGGATGTGCCGACCTGCTGGGGGTTCGACAAGCACCGCCCCACGCAAATGGCGCTTCAAGAATCGTAG
- a CDS encoding autotransporter subunit beta, whose protein sequence is MSNKKFSRPSLALFTAIALSGGAFFVPSFASAADVTIDSTHPPQRNVPNPDDPSTPNSAASVGTGSEDASSNSLTVNRYQEGTLSVFGGVARGTGNADGNTVSIKGVTTEIASVYGGAAWGIGHARENRVHFDAGTMSFAEWLVGGYVGRSGKAEENTVEVNGGKTESLYGGFSNSTNAAGHIYKNHVIIRNGTIAGKVYGGAFGGAHATGDVTHNTVTITGGTLKKAVCGGSLEKADSTGNVAHNEVTVAGGVFRGDVYGGYTRRGGTLTGNIVTITGGELNNVYAAHSEGNVSEIKDNVVNLGDGKNEMKAGYRIAKYIFGASGGNRASYAGNTLNVKASARAKNIVNFDKVNFYFTDTLQPRLTLRDSMGTKFKSLKDITIYGSPSTPAGTLIENNTSGGIVVRDGVNTVVRTGDTAEVTLEKDATGRKILYSRLIFKGATTAESDGTHIWGGRSVIGNTTTGNDVALASGSYVNAFGGWTTGAGSDAAADKLGDSIANKIAVKGTANVMGTVYGGFTDAAGGKARGNTVTIESAVHDVVGGEGAGEASGNIVNVRANAAAVTGGRGAAANGNIVNLGNVTVTSVTGGEGVTTNNNEVHLNGNVRVTGALKGGSQASGTGNTLSVKGKGNKAGAITGFQKLTFDAAGLAKDDTMLEVTGAGETAVDWASLTATGTAAKPLTLLKNEQGIRLAHYTGAAKSETGDEAETNIDVRKSGARITAITYEGYRFKGATQATREGRDAYGGRSKAGNSTRKNEIALASGTYANVYGGWTSGVGTTAADKGASYENKVKISGTATVTGTVYGGYTDAAGGKARGNTVTIESAVHDVVGGEGAGEASGNIVNIRSNAAAVTGGRSMGAASNNRVTLGNITATSVVGGDAAATAEGNTVSLDGTTVTNDVTGGRGAAANGNAVSLSNTHVNGAIMGGYGTAQSHGNTVSLQNTAVNGAVTGGEGTATIGNTVNLKDATVNGAITGGHGTVQSDANTISLQNATVNGAVTGGYGTATNGNIIHLRNTVVNGIVTGGTASGGVGNTLSVYYSAGTSLIHDFKGIEDLRFDVEDAPTDGTAHTLLKLTNVSGGSKNLTNMTLDFRRSGAVRKLQAGDSFTLLENASGKITVGEGVTMKGTDGIAHDCLFAIAPDQAHPEKLRATVTKTGVGETAKSPVETRAGLANFVNQGADYLVESGFTAAEMSAKSGAENASVDDAAESSSKDTQRRTAASDPASYHLWAGAGANAMRVESGSHVDSKGWNLGVGWAREDAAKGGTKRLFSPFVEYGRGTYDSYLDNGAHGSGKLSYFGLGVLGKLTQQDGLWLEASARAGHAKSDYSLHGENAGYDGSNTYYGIHLGVGKTFALQESASLDAYVRYFWSHQDGMSVKLRGLGDAYDFADVDSHRLRLGLRYSRKDRSAGECYAGLAWEHELGGEASASVGGDAAPSPSLKGSSYMLELGYRFLPQNSRISYDFHIDGWQGKRKGLSGGAAIQWTF, encoded by the coding sequence CCAACAAGAAATTCTCGCGCCCATCCTTGGCGCTTTTTACAGCCATCGCCTTGAGCGGTGGCGCTTTCTTTGTACCGTCCTTCGCCTCTGCTGCGGATGTGACGATCGACAGCACGCATCCGCCCCAGAGGAATGTGCCGAACCCCGATGATCCCAGTACGCCGAACAGTGCGGCGAGTGTCGGGACGGGCAGCGAGGATGCGTCGAGCAACAGCTTGACGGTCAATCGGTATCAAGAGGGTACGCTGAGCGTCTTCGGCGGCGTTGCTCGAGGCACGGGAAACGCCGACGGCAATACCGTGAGCATCAAGGGCGTGACGACGGAGATCGCCTCCGTCTATGGCGGCGCGGCATGGGGCATAGGTCATGCGAGAGAGAATCGGGTTCATTTCGATGCGGGGACGATGTCGTTTGCCGAATGGCTGGTCGGCGGCTACGTCGGACGCAGCGGCAAGGCGGAAGAGAACACCGTCGAGGTGAACGGCGGCAAGACGGAGTCTCTTTACGGCGGCTTTTCCAACAGCACGAATGCGGCGGGGCATATTTATAAAAATCACGTCATCATCCGAAACGGGACAATCGCGGGCAAGGTTTATGGCGGCGCGTTCGGCGGCGCACATGCTACGGGCGATGTGACGCACAACACGGTCACGATCACGGGCGGCACGCTGAAGAAAGCGGTATGCGGCGGATCGCTTGAAAAAGCAGATTCCACAGGCAATGTGGCGCACAACGAGGTCACCGTCGCGGGCGGCGTCTTCCGCGGGGACGTTTACGGCGGCTATACGCGGCGCGGCGGCACACTGACGGGGAATATCGTCACGATCACGGGCGGCGAGCTGAACAACGTCTATGCTGCGCATTCTGAGGGCAATGTCAGCGAGATCAAGGACAACGTCGTCAATCTCGGCGACGGGAAAAATGAGATGAAGGCGGGCTATCGGATCGCGAAGTACATCTTCGGTGCATCGGGCGGCAATCGTGCATCTTATGCGGGCAATACGCTCAACGTCAAGGCGAGTGCACGGGCGAAGAACATCGTCAATTTCGACAAGGTCAACTTCTATTTTACTGATACGCTGCAGCCTCGTCTCACGCTGCGCGATTCGATGGGCACGAAGTTCAAGAGCCTCAAGGACATCACCATCTACGGCTCGCCGAGCACCCCTGCGGGCACGTTGATCGAGAACAACACGTCGGGCGGTATCGTCGTGCGCGACGGCGTGAACACGGTCGTACGAACAGGCGATACGGCGGAGGTCACGCTGGAAAAGGACGCGACGGGCAGGAAGATTCTCTATTCGCGCTTGATCTTCAAGGGCGCGACGACGGCTGAGAGTGACGGCACGCATATATGGGGTGGCCGCTCTGTCATCGGCAACACGACGACGGGCAACGACGTCGCGCTCGCAAGCGGCAGCTATGTGAACGCCTTCGGCGGCTGGACGACGGGCGCAGGATCGGACGCCGCCGCCGACAAGCTCGGCGACAGCATCGCCAACAAGATCGCCGTCAAAGGCACGGCAAATGTCATGGGCACGGTCTACGGCGGCTTCACCGATGCCGCAGGAGGCAAGGCGAGGGGCAACACCGTCACGATTGAGAGCGCTGTGCATGATGTCGTCGGCGGTGAAGGCGCGGGCGAAGCCTCGGGCAATATTGTGAACGTCCGCGCGAACGCGGCAGCCGTCACGGGCGGCAGAGGTGCGGCGGCGAACGGTAACATCGTGAACCTCGGAAATGTCACGGTCACCTCCGTCACGGGCGGCGAAGGTGTGACGACAAACAACAACGAAGTCCATCTCAACGGCAATGTGCGAGTCACAGGCGCACTCAAAGGCGGCTCGCAGGCAAGCGGCACGGGCAATACGCTCAGCGTCAAGGGCAAGGGAAACAAGGCGGGGGCAATCACTGGCTTCCAGAAGCTGACCTTCGATGCCGCAGGTCTTGCCAAGGACGATACGATGCTCGAAGTCACAGGCGCGGGCGAGACCGCGGTCGATTGGGCAAGCCTCACGGCGACGGGCACGGCGGCGAAGCCGCTCACGCTCCTCAAGAACGAGCAGGGCATACGCCTCGCGCACTACACGGGCGCGGCGAAGTCCGAGACGGGCGATGAGGCGGAGACGAACATCGACGTTCGCAAGTCGGGCGCACGCATCACCGCCATCACCTACGAGGGCTATCGCTTCAAGGGAGCGACACAAGCGACACGAGAGGGAAGAGACGCCTACGGCGGCCGCTCCAAGGCGGGCAATTCGACGCGCAAAAACGAGATCGCGCTCGCGAGCGGCACATACGCGAACGTCTATGGCGGCTGGACAAGCGGCGTAGGCACGACGGCTGCGGACAAGGGCGCGAGCTATGAGAACAAGGTTAAGATCAGCGGCACGGCGACGGTCACGGGCACGGTCTACGGCGGCTATACCGATGCTGCAGGCGGCAAGGCGCGGGGCAACACCGTCACGATCGAGAGTGCTGTGCACGATGTCGTCGGCGGCGAAGGTGCGGGCGAGGCGTCGGGCAACATTGTGAACATCCGCTCGAACGCGGCAGCCGTCACGGGCGGCAGATCCATGGGCGCGGCTTCGAACAACCGCGTGACGCTCGGAAACATTACTGCTACCAGTGTTGTAGGCGGCGATGCCGCGGCGACTGCAGAGGGAAACACCGTCAGTCTCGACGGCACGACCGTCACGAATGATGTCACAGGCGGCAGAGGTGCGGCGGCAAACGGCAACGCTGTGAGCCTCAGCAATACGCACGTCAACGGTGCGATCATGGGCGGCTATGGCACGGCGCAGAGTCACGGAAACACCGTCAGCTTGCAGAATACGGCGGTCAACGGCGCAGTCACGGGCGGTGAAGGCACGGCGACGATCGGCAACACGGTCAACTTGAAGGACGCGACTGTCAATGGTGCGATTACGGGCGGTCATGGCACGGTGCAGAGTGACGCCAACACCATCAGCTTGCAGAACGCGACGGTCAACGGTGCGGTCACAGGCGGCTATGGCACGGCGACGAACGGCAACATCATCCATCTGCGCAACACTGTCGTCAACGGCATCGTCACGGGCGGCACGGCGTCGGGCGGTGTGGGCAACACGCTCTCCGTCTACTACAGTGCAGGCACATCCTTGATCCATGATTTCAAGGGGATCGAGGACCTCCGATTCGATGTCGAGGACGCTCCGACCGACGGCACGGCGCATACCTTGCTCAAGCTCACGAATGTCAGCGGCGGCAGCAAGAATCTCACGAACATGACGCTCGACTTCCGTCGCAGCGGCGCAGTAAGGAAACTTCAGGCAGGCGATTCATTCACACTGCTGGAGAACGCGAGCGGCAAGATCACCGTTGGCGAAGGTGTCACGATGAAGGGAACGGACGGCATCGCGCACGACTGCCTCTTTGCGATTGCGCCTGACCAGGCGCATCCTGAGAAACTCCGGGCGACTGTCACCAAGACGGGCGTTGGCGAGACGGCAAAATCCCCCGTGGAGACGCGTGCGGGTCTCGCGAACTTCGTCAACCAAGGTGCGGACTATCTTGTGGAGAGCGGTTTTACCGCCGCTGAAATGTCTGCTAAAAGTGGCGCAGAAAACGCAAGTGTCGACGATGCGGCAGAATCATCTTCCAAGGACACGCAGCGCAGGACGGCTGCGTCAGATCCGGCGTCCTATCATCTATGGGCAGGCGCAGGGGCCAATGCCATGCGTGTGGAGAGCGGCTCCCACGTTGACTCCAAGGGCTGGAATCTCGGCGTTGGCTGGGCGCGTGAAGATGCAGCGAAGGGCGGAACGAAGCGGCTCTTCAGCCCCTTCGTCGAATACGGACGCGGCACCTACGATTCCTATCTCGACAATGGCGCACACGGCAGTGGCAAGCTCAGCTATTTTGGCCTCGGTGTCCTAGGCAAACTGACGCAGCAGGACGGCTTGTGGCTCGAAGCCTCCGCACGCGCAGGCCACGCCAAGAGCGACTACAGCCTGCACGGCGAGAATGCCGGATACGACGGCTCGAATACCTACTATGGCATCCACCTCGGCGTCGGCAAAACCTTCGCGCTGCAGGAGAGCGCCTCCCTCGACGCTTATGTGCGCTATTTCTGGTCGCACCAGGACGGTATGTCGGTGAAACTGCGCGGCTTGGGCGATGCCTACGACTTCGCCGACGTCGACTCACATCGCCTGCGCCTCGGCCTCCGCTACAGCAGGAAGGACAGGAGCGCGGGTGAGTGCTATGCCGGGCTGGCCTGGGAGCATGAATTGGGCGGAGAGGCGAGCGCGAGCGTCGGCGGTGACGCAGCGCCCAGTCCGAGCCTCAAGGGATCGAGCTATATGCTCGAACTTGGCTATCGCTTCCTGCCGCAAAATAGCCGCATTAGCTATGATTTCCACATCGATGGCTGGCAGGGAAAGCGCAAAGGACTCAGCGGCGGCGCTGCTATTCAATGGACATTCTAG